Proteins encoded by one window of Sphingosinicella sp. BN140058:
- a CDS encoding OsmC family protein, protein MTDTMFKSRVNGLDLSALEEMVDDVRADPARGIVRFKVKTRWTGQTRSETIVEGYELGGAQIGRRFKVVADEPSELMGQNSAPNPQELLMTALNACMMVGYVANAALRGIELDMLEIDTEGQLDLRGFLGLDESVAPGYRQLDYTVRIGGPATAEQFEDIHQAVMKTSPNFFNLNQPICMKGRLEIV, encoded by the coding sequence ATGACCGACACGATGTTCAAGAGCCGCGTCAACGGCCTCGATCTTTCCGCTTTGGAAGAGATGGTCGACGACGTTCGCGCGGATCCCGCCAGGGGCATCGTTCGCTTCAAGGTGAAGACCCGCTGGACCGGCCAGACCCGGAGCGAGACGATCGTCGAGGGCTATGAGCTTGGCGGCGCGCAGATCGGTCGCCGCTTCAAGGTCGTGGCCGACGAGCCTTCCGAACTGATGGGCCAGAACAGCGCGCCCAATCCGCAGGAATTGCTGATGACCGCGCTCAACGCCTGCATGATGGTCGGCTACGTCGCCAATGCGGCGCTGCGCGGCATCGAGCTCGACATGCTGGAGATCGACACCGAGGGCCAGCTCGATCTGCGCGGCTTTCTCGGGCTCGATGAAAGCGTTGCGCCCGGTTACCGCCAGCTCGATTATACGGTCCGGATCGGTGGCCCCGCAACGGCGGAACAGTTCGAGGACATCCACCAGGCGGTGATGAAGACGTCGCCCAACTTCTTCAACCTGAACCAGCCGATCTGCATGAAGGGCAGGCTCGAGATCGTCTGA
- a CDS encoding diiron oxygenase, producing the protein MYRSFTYDAILASSQRAAWRIEDVIPEGAALDFGRPFLPEALARTAAAPGLSADARQVLNHIRAHEYLGMFELVEEFILPFILDHVRADLSLDDNRTRALLQFAGEEAKHIQLFKRFHHAFVRDFGSNCAMIGPSEAISAEVLRHHPLGIALFILQLEWMTQAHYLDSIRDDTDLDPLMKSLLRHHWMEEAQHARLDTLMVEAMAEALPPEEIARAFDEYLEIVAFVDAGLGTQAKLNLEALARATGRSVSEFDRNDLRAQQHQSSRWTFLGSGMAHANFQATLARISPSARAKLDRIAPLYR; encoded by the coding sequence ATGTACCGGAGCTTCACCTACGACGCCATTCTCGCCTCCTCGCAGCGCGCCGCGTGGCGCATCGAGGATGTCATTCCCGAGGGCGCGGCGCTCGATTTCGGGCGGCCCTTCCTGCCCGAAGCGCTCGCCCGCACTGCGGCCGCGCCGGGCCTCTCGGCAGATGCACGGCAGGTGCTCAACCACATCCGCGCGCACGAATATCTCGGCATGTTCGAATTAGTCGAGGAATTCATCCTTCCGTTCATCCTCGACCATGTTCGCGCCGATCTGAGCCTCGACGACAACCGCACCCGCGCCTTGCTTCAGTTCGCCGGCGAGGAGGCCAAGCACATTCAGCTGTTCAAGCGCTTCCATCACGCCTTCGTCCGCGATTTCGGCAGCAACTGCGCGATGATCGGGCCGAGCGAGGCGATTTCCGCCGAGGTGCTCCGCCATCATCCGCTCGGCATCGCGCTGTTCATCCTTCAGCTCGAATGGATGACCCAGGCCCATTATCTCGACAGCATCCGCGACGATACGGATCTCGATCCGCTGATGAAGAGCCTGCTCCGCCACCACTGGATGGAGGAGGCGCAGCATGCCCGGCTCGACACCTTGATGGTCGAAGCCATGGCCGAGGCGCTGCCGCCCGAGGAGATTGCGCGCGCGTTCGACGAATATCTGGAGATCGTCGCCTTCGTCGATGCCGGCCTCGGCACCCAGGCGAAACTCAACCTCGAAGCGCTGGCAAGGGCCACCGGACGCAGCGTCTCCGAGTTCGACCGGAACGATCTGCGAGCGCAGCAACATCAATCGTCGCGCTGGACCTTCCTCGGCTCAGGAATGGCGCATGCGAACTTCCAGGCCACCCTCGCGCGCATCTCACCGAGCGCCCGCGCGAAGCTCGACCGGATCGCACCACTCTACCGATGA
- a CDS encoding alpha/beta fold hydrolase, with amino-acid sequence MATGSQATLSLHLLGTMALERAGEPVALPASKKTRALLGYLAASDRSVRRERLCEMFWEVPDDPRGALRWSLSKLRGLIDDEHGCRLIADREEVGIDCSALSVDWRTLRDLAAADLRKIDTPVLEAATVAWGDFLEGLELPRCDDYQSWLVAMREDARTRFVALLRELVQRPIDPDRALVLARLWTSLDPYDALARVALIDLLDRLGRRTEADQQRALGSKKLGEAEMPVPPALRSAPTAVEPEPPTPVQHVKFCTASDGTGLAYSIAGDGPPLVKTANWLNHLEHDWESPLWRHWIRELGRDRRIVRYDERGNGLSDWNAADISFDAFVDDLASVVDAAGLKRFDLFAVSQGCSVSIAYTVRHPQRVRRLVLYGGYAIGWKRRGSREEIDRREAMLTLTRQGWGQNNPAYRQMFTTLFLPDASPAEADWFNELQRVSTSPDNAVRLQRAFGDIDVETLLPQVRVPTLVLHARDDSVVPFAAGRGLAAAIPGAEFVQLESRNHILLETEPAWARAAECITQFLSAP; translated from the coding sequence ATGGCGACCGGGTCGCAGGCGACGCTCTCCCTGCATCTGCTAGGGACGATGGCCCTCGAGCGGGCGGGAGAGCCGGTAGCCCTCCCGGCCTCCAAGAAGACTCGCGCCCTGCTCGGCTATCTTGCCGCGTCCGACCGCAGCGTCCGCCGCGAGCGCCTGTGCGAGATGTTCTGGGAGGTGCCGGACGATCCCCGCGGCGCGTTGCGCTGGAGCCTGTCCAAGCTGCGCGGGCTGATCGACGACGAGCATGGCTGCCGTCTGATCGCCGATCGCGAGGAAGTCGGCATCGATTGCAGCGCCTTGTCGGTCGACTGGCGCACTTTGCGCGACCTCGCCGCCGCGGATCTGCGGAAGATCGACACGCCGGTGTTGGAAGCGGCGACGGTCGCCTGGGGCGATTTCCTCGAGGGGCTCGAGCTGCCCCGCTGTGACGACTACCAGTCCTGGCTGGTGGCGATGCGGGAAGATGCGCGGACGCGCTTCGTCGCCTTGCTGCGCGAGCTCGTCCAGCGCCCGATCGACCCCGACCGCGCGCTTGTCCTCGCCCGGCTGTGGACCAGCCTCGATCCCTATGACGCGCTCGCCCGGGTCGCGCTGATCGATCTGCTCGATCGGCTCGGCCGCCGCACGGAGGCCGATCAGCAGCGTGCGCTCGGCAGCAAGAAGCTGGGTGAGGCCGAGATGCCGGTGCCGCCGGCCCTGCGCAGCGCTCCGACGGCCGTCGAACCGGAGCCGCCGACACCGGTTCAGCACGTCAAATTCTGCACGGCATCCGACGGCACCGGCCTCGCTTACTCGATTGCGGGCGACGGGCCGCCTCTGGTCAAGACGGCCAACTGGCTCAACCATCTCGAACATGATTGGGAAAGCCCGCTCTGGCGCCACTGGATTCGCGAACTCGGCAGGGATCGCCGCATCGTCCGTTATGACGAGCGCGGCAACGGCTTGTCCGATTGGAACGCCGCCGACATCTCCTTCGATGCCTTCGTTGACGATCTCGCCAGCGTCGTCGACGCCGCGGGGCTCAAGCGCTTCGATCTGTTTGCGGTATCGCAGGGCTGCAGCGTGTCGATTGCCTATACGGTGCGCCATCCGCAACGGGTGCGACGCCTCGTTCTTTACGGCGGCTATGCGATCGGGTGGAAGCGTCGCGGGTCGCGCGAGGAGATCGATCGGCGCGAAGCGATGCTGACCCTCACCCGCCAGGGCTGGGGTCAGAACAATCCCGCCTACCGCCAGATGTTCACCACCCTGTTCCTGCCCGACGCGTCGCCGGCCGAGGCGGATTGGTTCAACGAACTGCAGCGTGTCTCGACCTCGCCCGACAATGCCGTCCGCCTGCAGCGGGCGTTCGGCGATATCGACGTCGAGACGCTGCTGCCGCAGGTACGGGTGCCGACCCTGGTGCTCCACGCCCGCGACGATTCGGTGGTTCCGTTCGCCGCCGGTCGCGGGCTGGCCGCCGCCATTCCCGGTGCCGAATTCGTCCAGCTTGAAAGCCGCAATCACATCCTTCTGGAAACGGAGCCGGCCTGGGCGAGAGCCGCCGAGTGCATCACGCAATTCCTCTCCGCCCCCTGA
- a CDS encoding ABC transporter substrate-binding protein has product MSTVTDTLWYTRCPVPTALGIAVQRGWIADEFAPDGIFVKSIQETSDAAVQESHFDHTLRSSFRQGGNIPAIWARARGRDTRVIGLSWTDEFQAILALPESGIHRARDLRDLRIGLPVNPISIDFNRASALRGFHAALGLDGLSLKNVDWVDALSRETPESGTRGIATGDGARRRLRHGYQAETLALLRGDVDAIYVKGALGLETARLIGARIISDLGSHPDPEVRVNNGTPRTLTVDAALIEERPDLVARFLARVVDAGNWARAHPDETVAYIARETGSTPDWVHAAYGDDAAQKLGTFLDPDSVDALSDFKDFLFAHGFLEADFDVADWVDPQPLEELARRTRDAA; this is encoded by the coding sequence ATGTCCACCGTCACCGATACGCTCTGGTACACACGCTGCCCCGTCCCGACCGCGCTCGGCATTGCCGTTCAGCGCGGCTGGATCGCCGACGAATTCGCGCCCGACGGCATCTTTGTGAAGTCGATCCAGGAAACCAGCGACGCCGCTGTCCAGGAATCGCATTTCGATCACACGTTGCGGAGCTCGTTCCGGCAGGGCGGCAACATTCCGGCGATCTGGGCTCGGGCGCGCGGCCGCGATACGAGGGTGATCGGCCTGTCCTGGACCGACGAGTTCCAGGCGATCCTCGCCTTGCCCGAAAGCGGCATCCACCGTGCCCGCGATCTGCGCGATCTGCGCATCGGACTGCCGGTCAATCCGATCTCGATCGACTTCAACCGCGCCTCGGCGCTGCGCGGCTTCCATGCCGCACTCGGCCTCGACGGGCTCAGCCTCAAGAATGTCGACTGGGTCGACGCGCTGAGCCGTGAGACGCCGGAAAGCGGCACGCGCGGCATCGCCACCGGCGACGGCGCACGGCGGCGCCTGCGCCACGGCTATCAGGCGGAGACGCTGGCCCTGCTGCGCGGCGACGTCGACGCCATCTACGTCAAGGGCGCGCTCGGCCTCGAAACCGCGCGGCTGATCGGCGCGCGGATCATCAGCGATCTCGGCAGCCATCCGGATCCGGAAGTACGGGTCAACAACGGCACGCCGCGTACCCTCACCGTCGATGCCGCGCTGATCGAGGAGCGTCCCGATCTCGTTGCCCGCTTCCTCGCCCGCGTCGTCGACGCCGGCAATTGGGCACGCGCCCATCCCGACGAGACCGTGGCCTACATCGCGCGCGAGACCGGCTCCACGCCCGATTGGGTCCATGCCGCCTACGGCGACGATGCCGCGCAGAAGCTCGGGACCTTCCTCGATCCGGACTCGGTCGATGCGCTGTCCGACTTCAAGGACTTTCTGTTCGCGCACGGCTTCCTGGAGGCCGACTTCGATGTCGCCGACTGGGTCGATCCGCAACCGCTGGAAGAGCTCGCCCGCCGCACGCGCGACGCCGCCTGA
- a CDS encoding TonB-dependent receptor, whose amino-acid sequence MHKGIYLAGAASLAAIHSGGAAAQESKPAALALADTTAAADDGETADYGTAIVITANKREQSIQDVPTAVTALGGDTFTLGGVGRSANEVLNYVPNASAGAQQHGRPRWWIRGVGAGQQQQDLANPVGFYLDEIYISNASATGLPLFDVERVEVLRGPQGTLWGKNTTGGAISVISKRPSLDPAAGDNYVKLDYGRFDDKIIEGGVGAALVPGALAARISGHIENKDGRYRNLFTGDEDNAIEDSVVRGQLLGRAGDVTALVSAHYRKYKTFGGYWATASYAANGVLRNGYVPSTDRDVVDTNADDNSDAEQVGGLFRLDWDFGGLTLTALTGYERYQTTSTNDSDYTPLEISRGYTDSVSRQWSQELRLASAPTGRFSWIVGLHYFNEKIDSFAASATLPDGSVPARPGDTAPNAYSRTIYDHEAESGAVFANARYALSDSFDLNVGARFTRETKQLQFARGASPNGAAARWSDYARWWESYTGSFGGAGTFSGDLKRSWDAFTYDITPSWRVAPNHLLYGKFSHGVKSGGFNTAAQLPAALQVVAPEKLDAFELGYKSEWFDGALTFNASAFHYEYDDVQINVVGPNPGAVGGATTSYLQNARSAHVDGAEFEIAAHPIEGLDLNAAIGLLDTEYDALQVVNGGADLSGAEFVRSPHVTLNLAATYTVPLANTGEIQLAADARYQSLQYYYITPQDNVNRYLLNQPGYTLTNARITYNTPGDRFSVTAYVNNLFDVDYRNHALPQANAAAGITGDTVQWGEPRTYGVALVARF is encoded by the coding sequence GTGCACAAGGGAATATACCTGGCCGGAGCAGCGTCGCTCGCCGCTATTCACAGCGGCGGAGCGGCAGCGCAGGAGAGCAAGCCTGCGGCGCTGGCGCTGGCGGACACGACGGCAGCGGCCGACGATGGCGAGACGGCGGATTACGGCACTGCGATCGTCATCACCGCCAACAAGCGCGAGCAGAGCATCCAGGACGTGCCGACCGCGGTCACTGCGCTCGGCGGCGACACCTTTACGCTCGGCGGCGTCGGCCGCTCCGCCAACGAGGTGCTGAACTACGTTCCCAATGCGTCGGCGGGCGCACAGCAGCACGGCCGTCCGCGCTGGTGGATCCGCGGCGTCGGCGCCGGCCAGCAGCAGCAGGATCTCGCCAATCCCGTCGGCTTCTATCTAGACGAGATTTACATCAGCAATGCCAGCGCGACCGGGCTGCCGCTGTTCGACGTCGAACGCGTCGAAGTGCTGCGCGGTCCGCAAGGGACATTGTGGGGCAAGAACACCACCGGCGGCGCGATCAGCGTGATCAGCAAGCGGCCCTCGCTCGATCCGGCGGCGGGCGACAATTACGTCAAGCTCGATTACGGCCGGTTCGACGACAAGATCATCGAGGGCGGCGTCGGCGCCGCCTTGGTGCCCGGCGCCCTCGCCGCCCGCATCTCGGGCCACATCGAGAACAAGGACGGCCGCTACCGGAACCTGTTCACCGGCGACGAGGACAATGCGATCGAGGACAGCGTGGTCCGCGGTCAGCTGCTTGGCAGGGCCGGCGACGTCACCGCGCTCGTCTCCGCCCATTACCGCAAGTACAAGACGTTCGGCGGCTATTGGGCGACGGCCAGCTATGCTGCAAACGGCGTGCTCCGCAACGGCTACGTCCCATCCACGGACCGCGACGTCGTCGACACCAATGCCGACGACAATAGCGATGCCGAGCAGGTCGGCGGCTTGTTCCGCCTCGATTGGGATTTCGGCGGGCTGACCCTTACCGCGCTGACCGGCTACGAGCGCTATCAGACGACCAGCACCAACGACAGCGATTACACCCCGCTCGAGATCAGCCGCGGCTACACCGATTCGGTCAGCCGCCAATGGAGCCAGGAACTGCGGCTTGCCTCGGCCCCGACCGGCCGGTTCAGCTGGATCGTCGGACTGCATTATTTCAACGAGAAGATCGACTCGTTCGCGGCCTCCGCGACCTTGCCGGACGGATCGGTGCCGGCGCGTCCCGGCGACACCGCACCCAATGCCTATAGCCGCACCATCTACGATCACGAGGCGGAGAGCGGCGCGGTCTTCGCCAATGCCCGTTACGCGCTCAGCGACAGCTTCGACCTCAACGTCGGTGCCCGCTTCACGCGCGAGACCAAGCAGCTCCAATTCGCCCGGGGGGCGTCGCCGAACGGCGCTGCGGCCCGCTGGAGCGATTATGCGCGCTGGTGGGAGAGCTATACGGGCAGCTTCGGCGGCGCCGGCACCTTTTCGGGCGATCTGAAGCGCAGCTGGGACGCCTTCACCTACGACATCACGCCGTCCTGGCGGGTCGCGCCCAACCATCTGCTCTACGGCAAATTTTCCCACGGCGTGAAATCGGGCGGCTTCAACACCGCGGCGCAGCTGCCTGCGGCCCTGCAGGTGGTCGCGCCCGAGAAGCTCGACGCGTTCGAACTCGGCTACAAGTCGGAATGGTTCGACGGTGCCCTGACCTTCAACGCCTCCGCCTTCCACTATGAATATGACGACGTGCAGATCAACGTCGTCGGCCCCAATCCGGGCGCGGTCGGCGGTGCCACCACCTCGTACCTGCAGAACGCCCGGAGCGCCCATGTCGACGGCGCCGAGTTCGAGATCGCCGCGCACCCGATCGAAGGCCTCGATCTCAACGCCGCGATCGGCCTGCTCGACACCGAATATGACGCGCTGCAGGTGGTCAACGGCGGTGCGGACCTCTCCGGCGCCGAATTCGTCCGCTCGCCGCACGTCACCCTGAACCTTGCCGCGACCTACACGGTCCCGCTCGCGAATACGGGCGAGATTCAGCTTGCTGCGGACGCGCGCTACCAGTCCCTCCAATATTATTACATCACGCCCCAGGACAATGTGAACCGGTATCTGCTGAACCAGCCCGGTTACACACTGACCAACGCGCGGATCACCTACAACACGCCAGGCGATCGCTTCTCCGTCACGGCCTACGTCAACAATCTGTTCGACGTCGATTACCGCAATCACGCGCTGCCGCAGGCCAATGCCGCCGCCGGCATCACCGGCGACACCGTCCAGTGGGGCGAGCCGCGGACCTACGGCGTCGCGCTCGTGGCGCGCTTCTGA
- a CDS encoding ABC transporter substrate-binding protein — protein sequence MTAYPSEIWYTRCPVPTPLGIAINQGVIEEDFDRLGVTVRSLQDSRDPETRASHYDHHLAHSFRQGGSVPAIWARAAGADTRVIGLSWVDESQAILALPGSGIRSPADLRGRRIALPRRDGDKIDIFRATALRALLAGMSLGGVGEHEVEWVDVDARDPAAGDGETRIGANSRRGWSGRPLYAAEFAALVRGDVDAIHVKGSLGHEYAFLGGAHVVVDTGCHPDPRIRINNGTPRPLTVDAATIELYPDLAARLLGHVRAAGEWAQRHPAETLAYIARETGSPEQFVLSAYGGDTLHRRLQTDLDPAVIDALADFAAFLFDRGFLPAPVDVPAWVHRRPLELLTQPAIRALESVPA from the coding sequence ATGACCGCCTATCCAAGCGAAATCTGGTACACGCGCTGCCCCGTTCCGACGCCACTCGGCATCGCCATCAACCAGGGCGTGATCGAGGAGGATTTCGATCGGCTCGGTGTCACGGTGCGCTCGCTCCAGGACAGCCGCGATCCCGAGACCCGCGCCAGCCACTATGATCACCACCTCGCCCACAGCTTCCGGCAGGGCGGCAGCGTACCGGCGATCTGGGCCCGCGCCGCCGGTGCCGACACAAGGGTAATCGGCCTTAGCTGGGTCGACGAGAGCCAGGCGATCCTTGCCTTGCCGGGCTCCGGCATCCGGAGTCCGGCGGATCTCAGGGGGCGGCGCATTGCCTTGCCGCGCCGCGACGGCGACAAGATCGACATCTTCCGCGCGACGGCGCTGCGCGCGCTTCTCGCCGGCATGTCGCTCGGCGGCGTCGGCGAGCACGAGGTCGAGTGGGTGGATGTCGATGCGCGCGATCCCGCCGCCGGCGACGGCGAGACCCGGATCGGCGCCAACAGCCGCCGCGGCTGGAGCGGCCGGCCGCTCTACGCCGCCGAATTCGCCGCTCTGGTTCGCGGCGACGTCGACGCCATTCACGTCAAAGGCTCGCTCGGCCACGAATATGCATTTCTTGGCGGCGCCCATGTCGTCGTCGACACCGGCTGCCACCCCGATCCCAGGATCCGGATCAACAACGGGACGCCGCGGCCGCTGACCGTGGACGCCGCCACGATCGAACTCTATCCCGATCTCGCCGCCCGGCTGCTCGGCCACGTTCGGGCCGCCGGCGAGTGGGCACAGCGGCATCCGGCCGAGACGCTTGCCTACATCGCCCGCGAGACCGGCTCTCCCGAGCAGTTCGTCCTCTCCGCTTATGGCGGCGACACCCTCCACCGCCGCCTCCAGACCGATCTCGATCCAGCGGTGATCGACGCCCTCGCGGATTTCGCCGCCTTTCTGTTCGATCGCGGCTTTCTGCCCGCACCGGTCGACGTCCCCGCCTGGGTCCACCGCCGTCCGCTCGAGCTGCTGACACAGCCTGCGATCCGCGCCCTCGAAAGCGTGCCGGCATGA
- a CDS encoding ABC transporter substrate-binding protein, with the protein MKPRSILIGALVLLVLSAAAAFQFRGAGSSAASASAAPTTLTIASIAYPHQGQQRYQGQTAIIQQQGWLETELAKRGIKLAWFPVPTAVGGPMINEGFAAKRIDFASYGDFPAIIAASGGVDLRLVVPVGRGQNVYLVARKDLPARSIADLKGKRIGLHRGRPWELPFSKLVEQNGLKLSDFRIVNINPPASHAALASGDVDAVVLLSDAYLLEQKGVGRIIWSTKQAPEDWKMRAELFGRGDFVDANPELARIVAEAYIRAAHWSSLPANRDKVIEIAARAETPRSVVEAEYAEPRVRWRDRFSPLYDQAVIGHYREVADYTYRNGLVRSKVDVDKLLDRRFAGEALRDLKLEGHWPQPQQAAETSVARSGRS; encoded by the coding sequence ATGAAGCCGCGCTCGATCCTGATCGGGGCGCTCGTCCTCCTCGTGCTCAGCGCGGCTGCGGCGTTCCAGTTCCGCGGGGCCGGCTCGTCGGCGGCGTCCGCATCGGCCGCCCCGACGACGCTCACCATCGCCAGCATCGCCTACCCGCATCAGGGGCAGCAGCGTTACCAGGGGCAGACCGCGATCATCCAGCAGCAGGGCTGGCTGGAGACCGAGCTCGCCAAGCGCGGAATCAAGCTCGCCTGGTTCCCGGTCCCGACCGCTGTCGGCGGCCCAATGATCAACGAAGGCTTCGCCGCGAAGCGGATCGATTTCGCCAGCTATGGCGACTTCCCGGCGATCATCGCCGCCTCCGGCGGAGTCGATCTGCGGCTGGTGGTGCCGGTCGGTCGCGGCCAGAACGTCTACCTCGTCGCCCGCAAGGATCTGCCGGCGCGCAGCATCGCCGATCTCAAGGGCAAGAGGATCGGCCTCCACCGCGGCCGCCCCTGGGAGCTGCCTTTCTCCAAGCTGGTCGAACAGAACGGGCTGAAGCTCTCCGACTTCCGGATCGTCAACATCAACCCGCCGGCGAGCCACGCCGCTTTGGCGTCCGGCGACGTCGATGCGGTCGTCCTGCTCTCCGATGCCTATCTGCTCGAGCAAAAGGGTGTGGGCCGCATCATCTGGTCGACCAAGCAGGCGCCCGAGGATTGGAAGATGCGCGCCGAACTGTTCGGCCGCGGTGACTTCGTCGACGCCAATCCGGAGCTCGCCCGGATCGTCGCCGAAGCCTACATTCGGGCGGCCCACTGGTCGTCGCTGCCCGCCAATCGCGACAAGGTGATCGAGATCGCCGCCAGGGCCGAGACGCCCCGCAGCGTCGTCGAGGCCGAATATGCCGAACCGCGGGTGCGCTGGCGCGACCGATTCTCGCCGCTCTATGATCAGGCCGTGATCGGCCATTATCGCGAGGTCGCCGATTACACCTACCGCAACGGCCTGGTGCGATCGAAGGTCGATGTCGACAAATTGCTCGATCGCCGCTTCGCCGGCGAGGCACTGCGCGACCTGAAGCTCGAGGGCCATTGGCCGCAGCCGCAACAGGCGGCCGAGACGAGCGTCGCACGGAGCGGCCGCTCGTGA
- a CDS encoding MFS transporter, with the protein MNDRRFMTSFILLSLTSGVTVGLGKVVTTLYALQLGASPFQVGIVSAMESVGMILVTVPAGFLIARYGARSIYFAASMGPLLVNLAMPFSASWLALALGRWLIGLCIPFRMVSMNSAFLERLRGEGETRGGWYRGSLTAGLSILGPAAAALLAARGNVTVGFALVSALFGLMAVFSLSFLPVRDSVAAGSARPGFLAEIGLLLRDLDVADTCIVEFLNAATSALFGTFIILLALSLPPLGEQDGIRLMLVQGATATVMLFAAGTIVQRLARGTAYALGLALGSLALLAFGLGADFASLALGAVLLSAGAAIVHLVNVRMLAGLPGGKSKVAGLYNLASMTGSSAGALGGGLLTKILPLQAVFLLWLPLLLAGAAAVGLIRRRTPSTLAASEA; encoded by the coding sequence GTGAACGACCGCCGGTTCATGACCAGCTTCATCCTGCTGTCGCTGACCAGCGGCGTGACCGTCGGTCTCGGCAAGGTGGTGACGACGCTCTATGCGCTGCAGCTCGGCGCTTCACCCTTCCAGGTCGGCATCGTTTCGGCGATGGAGTCGGTGGGCATGATCCTGGTCACGGTGCCGGCCGGATTCCTCATCGCCCGCTACGGGGCCCGCTCGATCTATTTCGCGGCGAGCATGGGGCCGTTGCTGGTCAACCTGGCAATGCCCTTCTCGGCATCGTGGCTGGCACTGGCGCTCGGCCGCTGGCTGATCGGCCTCTGCATCCCGTTCCGGATGGTGTCGATGAACAGCGCCTTCCTCGAACGCCTTCGCGGCGAAGGCGAGACCCGCGGTGGCTGGTATCGCGGATCGCTGACCGCCGGGCTGTCGATCCTCGGCCCGGCCGCGGCGGCCCTGCTCGCCGCGCGCGGCAACGTCACCGTCGGCTTCGCGCTCGTCAGCGCGCTGTTCGGCCTGATGGCGGTGTTCAGCCTGTCCTTTCTGCCGGTCCGTGATTCGGTCGCCGCCGGCAGCGCCCGGCCCGGCTTTCTGGCCGAGATCGGATTGCTGCTGCGCGACCTCGACGTCGCCGACACCTGCATCGTCGAGTTCCTGAACGCCGCGACCTCCGCGCTGTTCGGCACCTTCATCATCCTGCTGGCGCTGTCGCTGCCTCCCCTCGGCGAGCAGGATGGCATCCGGCTGATGCTGGTCCAGGGCGCCACCGCCACGGTCATGCTGTTCGCCGCCGGCACGATCGTACAGCGCCTGGCCCGCGGAACCGCTTATGCGCTCGGCCTTGCCCTCGGCAGCCTCGCTTTGCTCGCCTTCGGCCTTGGCGCTGACTTCGCCTCGCTGGCGCTCGGCGCGGTCCTGCTCAGCGCCGGCGCCGCCATCGTCCACCTCGTCAACGTGCGGATGCTTGCGGGCCTGCCCGGAGGCAAGAGCAAGGTCGCCGGGCTCTACAATCTCGCCTCGATGACCGGCTCCTCGGCCGGCGCGCTCGGCGGCGGCCTGCTGACCAAGATCCTGCCGCTGCAGGCCGTCTTCCTGCTGTGGCTGCCGCTGCTTCTCGCCGGCGCCGCCGCAGTCGGCCTGATCCGCCGCCGCACCCCCTCCACCCTCGCCGCATCGGAGGCGTGA
- a CDS encoding ABC transporter permease, whose protein sequence is MKQSLSRIGTGFAPLLGLLLLWQAACASGLFPPQVLVAPLDVAATLAALWRSGELGGHLAISLTRLLLGFGLGAGLGLAFGTTIALSRFAEALLAPLFQALRQVPVLAFLPMLVLLLGIEERFKIVVVAIATFFPVALAAFDGVRGVPRSHFEVARLYRTPLLPFLLRILVPAATPPVLTGLRIGLTRAWLVLVACELLAAGSGIGQMMEMGRQLFRIDMVLAGVFVSGLIGFLLDRGVKSLERRTLRWKAA, encoded by the coding sequence ATGAAGCAAAGTCTCTCCCGCATCGGCACCGGCTTCGCGCCGCTGCTCGGCCTGCTGCTGCTCTGGCAGGCGGCCTGCGCCAGCGGCCTGTTCCCGCCGCAGGTGCTGGTCGCGCCGCTCGACGTCGCCGCGACGCTCGCCGCGCTTTGGCGCAGCGGCGAACTCGGCGGCCATCTCGCGATCAGCCTCACCCGCCTGTTGCTCGGCTTCGGGCTCGGCGCCGGCCTCGGCCTCGCGTTCGGCACCACGATCGCCCTGTCCCGTTTCGCCGAAGCCTTGCTTGCGCCGCTCTTCCAGGCCCTGCGCCAGGTGCCGGTGCTCGCCTTCCTGCCGATGCTGGTGCTGCTCCTCGGCATCGAGGAACGGTTCAAGATCGTCGTGGTCGCGATCGCGACCTTCTTTCCGGTCGCTTTGGCCGCTTTCGACGGAGTCCGCGGCGTACCGCGCAGCCATTTCGAGGTGGCGAGGCTCTACCGCACCCCCTTGCTACCTTTCCTTCTCCGCATCCTGGTGCCGGCCGCGACGCCGCCGGTGCTCACCGGGCTTCGCATCGGCCTCACCCGTGCATGGCTCGTACTCGTCGCCTGCGAGCTGCTCGCCGCCGGCAGCGGCATCGGTCAGATGATGGAAATGGGCCGGCAGCTGTTCCGCATCGACATGGTGCTCGCCGGGGTGTTCGTCAGCGGCCTGATCGGATTTCTGCTCGATCGCGGCGTCAAATCGCTCGAACGCCGCACCCTGCGCTGGAAGGCGGCCTAA